Genomic DNA from Cloeon dipterum chromosome 3, ieCloDipt1.1, whole genome shotgun sequence:
AACCCTGcagaacaataataaataaagatcTGTTGAAACTAATTCAATATTGATACATCTCAAATATGCCCTTTAGTCCtctcaaataatattattccattttttaaacttcaacaAACAGTTATTTATGTACATACCATGAGTTTTGGGTAAGATATGACCACTCTCAGGTCAATGTAAATTGGAGAACGGCGTCCGCTTTTCATAACAAAATCCCCAAATTTGATTCCTCCGACTTTATAGAGCAAATTCACAACATCGCTCAGTTGCTGCTGGAAATCCATGGTTTCGCCGGTTTTGCTGCGTTTTCTGAAATGCAGagaatcaagtgaaaaatttgatatgtGTTATATGTTACACATTTGGGCACGTTGCTGCTCAAAAAAATGTGCGGAGGGCCGACGCAGAAGTTATAATATATcttacaaaagaaaacaatcacGCGCTTTGCCGGGACTCGGGCAACAGGTTGTTATACAGAAGTAGAAGCACAACGACGTATGTAAAACTTAAATGGTTGCGGTTTAGATTGATGTAAAGCTTAGATGGCTTCAGTTTACGACACCGGCGGTATCTGGCAGCTGCAAAATGCTATGCCTGTGCCTGTTCGCCTTGCCAGTGCCACCCTTTAACCCTCCCGAGCAAGCAATATTATTTCCCTGACTGCACTTGCGCATTGCTTCGTGTGGCACAACATGCACGAGCAGTCGAGTGAGTCGTGAGTCGAGCATCGAGCATGGTTTACAGTTTTGTATTGGTGGCAGCATTGCCGACGAGGGAGAGTGGGAGAGTGCACGTCAGCCGACTTCCGCCTCGCCTACTTTCGAAGTAAACGAAGTACAGCGACAGCTGTGGCAAAGCTGCACTTTTTGACGACGTGCGCCGCtgtctataaaaaatataattgactttgctttcaatttgattttataaatttggccaaaatgGTGTCTGATGAGCCCGAAGTTGAGCTACAAGCAACTGAAAATGCTGAGCTGCAAGATGAAAACCAGCCTAAGAAGATCTGTACTTTAGAGAGTATCCTTTTCCAGAATTTTGAAGCAACATatgtatttttccatttgttATGATCGATTTTTGTCCCAAACTCTTTCGCTTTTCATCTCCTGATCATTTAATTCatataaatatgtacataaattcttaattattatCCTTAACTAGTTGACAGTCCTTCGAATCATCAAAGAAGCTCAACAACAGCATGGTCTGCGGCATGGGGACTACCAGCGTTATCGGTATGATATCTACAAACGAAACTTATGTTATGAAAATCAGTATTAGccaaaattgtgtttaaaataGGGGATACTGCTCAAGGAAAATCAAACGCTTGAGGAAAGCCCTTCACATTCCTCAAGGAGACAGGCGCCACTTCCGTAAGAAAGATGTTACTGAGGAGATGGTCACCgaggaaaagtaaaataaaaaattgtaaaatgagCAGTCGtaactttttcttttgtggCAGGTGGCTGTACATCCCTTTAATGCTTGCGGAAAGAGCCTGGAGCTACGCAATGCAGCTGCGACAGGAATCTAACACGGAACTAAGGAAGAAGTTCCATCTGATCAGCAGGCTCAGAAAAGCAGCCACCTATGCTCTTCAGCTCAACACCCTTTGTCAGGGTGACAAGGTTGATGCAAGAACGAAGCTAGAGGCTCAAGCTTATGTTGATTGGATCCACGGCTCTCTGCATTTTGAGCTGCAAATGTGGAAACCAGCTATGGAAAACCTGAAGAAGGCTCAGTATGATACACAGACGTTCCATATTTGCACtgctttgaattattgtatTGGTTTTAGGGTAGTTTATGAGAAACTCGCTGCAGCTCTTTCAGAGGACGATCGAGTTGTCTACAAGCAGAGGGTGGAAGAGCTGGCTCCCAGTTTGCGCTACTGTGCCTACAACGTTGGTGATGAGACGGCCATTGACGATTTGCTGAAGATGCGAGGAACAGGCCAAGGAGATCTCTTGGCTAATCTGGATGTAATACCCTTTGAATTAAGATTGTTACATATGTTTTGTTTTGACAGTTAAAACTTctgaaaatgcatttaaaaatacgaaattaaaaagtttagtAGGTTACTAGAAATcgtttgtatttattaattatggcGTTTGTTTCAGACTCTGATAGCCCAAACAAGAGACAAGAGGTCTCAGGAGCTGTCTGATGTAGTATGGCGAGGTAGGACTGTTCCAGTCAAGCCTGACAAAGTCCGGCCTTTCCTTGCAGCGGACCAGGAGCTCAAGGAGACCCTTGATAGAGCACAAGATAGCCAGGCTAAGGTCACGCTCATTGAAAACTTGCTGATGGACTGCAAGGATGCTATTGCTGCAGTCAAGGATGAATTGAAGAACGATCCTGTGCGTGATGATTATTTCCTAAAAGATTGTaactttattaaaacttgattttgcAGAACTTCAAGATTCGTTGCCAATCTCAGAGCGGCCCCGTCTCTTCTCAGCATTATCTTCTCTCTTACTTGGTCTACATTCGACTGACCAGAAATGTCGAAAGAAACCTCATTATGGTTGAAAGCACCAAGCAGAATTTGGAGCAAGATGTAAGATTCAAAACAAACTCTTTGTTTCCTTCTTAACACGCATCTGTTATAGGGTGGCGAAGGGAAAAAGGCCAAGCCACAGGACTTGACTCGTCTCTATGAAATCATCCTTCAGAACATCACAGAACTGAAGTCCTTAGCTGGCTTTGAGGATGATGCCAAGTTCCAACAAGAAATTGAATCCCAGGTTAAGGGATACCGAGCATTCAGGTAGAAAATTTCAAGTCTTAGCCCTTTCCTTTtctcatgaatttttcaatatagaTGCTATTACATGGCCCAAACGTTAGTGGGTCTGAAGCGCTGGAAAGAAGCGATTGCACTTTTCCACCGTGCTGAGGAGTACTTGAACCAGTCCTTAACGCAGCAGGCACCTGCACCTTTGTCTGCTCAGTTGAAAAAGCTGAAATCTGACATTGAAGGCCAAAAGTTCTCTGTACATGCTAACAGTGTGCTAAGTGAAGACGAGCAGACCGAGACGTCTACCAAAACTTACGTCAGGCAGAAAAAGGTTGGcttggtaaattttttattttagaaattgaaagtaatttaaatttgaatttcagccaCTTGCTGAGCGTCTGGATGAGTATTGCGAGGATCAAGCTCTCACTACAAAGCAGCCGAACGTTTTCAAATTGCCACCTGAATTTGAGCCAATCCCCTGTAAGCCGCTGTTCTTCGATTTGGCTTTCAACCACGTCGAGTTTCCCTCGCTGGAGGACAAGCTGGAGCAAAAACAGCAACAAGGCGCTGGAATTTCTGGATTTGTCAAAGGGTTGTGGGGCTGGGGTGGAAAGAAGTGATTTGATTTATctgatttatgaaaatatcatataattatgttattaaaactttccttgaataaagttttcttttttgaaatattcatcatGCATCATGATAAATTCCCAtcgcaataaatcaatattgtGATTGCTAAAAACTTGAAAGTGACAAGAACAACTATTAAGGCTTATAAGTATGAGTGCACATTTGAGCCTAAAGTAAAAAAGCACGAAATTGAGCGTTAACTAAAACAGGCAAAAAGTTACGTATTCGATCAAAATAATCTGCCATACATcacccaattttaatttagctagAGTCTTTCTTCTTATTTGTGCGTATTACACGAATAagtcgtttaaaaaattgcattattttgacACGACATATTTACGGCAGTAAATACAATATAGCAAAAATCCACACACTTAAGAACACGCGccattgaaaaacaatattaagtTTGAAGCTGTTTCGCGCCACAGGgccttaatatttattttctgttaagTTTCATTATCAATGACGATTGGCCTGGATCAGCCATCCACCAATCAGGACCGCTAGAAAAGAAACACCGACACCAGCGCCACGCTTGCCGCTTTGTAAACTTGTTTCTTCGAGGCTCGCCATCATAGCTGACTGGTTGTTCATTGCGTGGTGAGGTGAGTTTATCCTTaaatttctacattttcatttaatcaaGCGCCTAAGTTTCGCTAActattgcatttaattattctttaattgTAAACTCTGCGCATTGCTTTTTCGATTTCAATAACGATGGCTCCGATTTTCGGAGATATTCAATGCCGGTCCGACTTGTATCGTGGCAGCGTGGGAGCCATGCTACTTTTCTAGACAGTGCCGTCActaatgataaattttgacaattcCAGGACATAATTCTTCACCATGGTGAACGGACGTATCCCGTCAGTCCACAGCAAGACCTATGTCACCCCCAGAAGGCCTTTCGAGAAGGCCCGACTCGACCAGGAGTTAAAAATCATCGGCCAGTATGGTCTCCGCAACAAGCGTGAGGTCTGGAGGATCAAGTACGCCCTTGCAAAAATCCGCAAGGCTGCTCGTGAGCTGCTCACCCTGGAAGAGAAGGACCCCAAGAGGTTGTTTGAAggtaaatttgtttgaatatttttccatccCGATGATATCAATTCTATGTAATGATGATAAAACACCGCATTCTGACACCTCTTCAGAAATTCTTTGTTGAGACTGTTGGCTGAAagtctttaaatatttaaaaattatacactcgttttttattccgataataatttctctttctcttgaTTGATTAGGTAACGCTCTCCTGCGTCGCCTTGTCCGCATCGGAGTGTTGGACGAAACCCGCATGAAGCTCGATCACGTGTTGGGTcttaaaattgaagatttCTTGGAACGCCGCTTGCAAACTCAGGTGTTCAAGCTTGGACTTGCGAAGTCCATCCATCACGCCCGAGTGTTGATCCGCCAGAGGCACATCCGGTAATTATCTTCAtgctaattatttaattatcataGAGCCTTATTCATTGGGCAAGGAAGCTTTGTATTTTCAAGCATTCCTAATCTATAAggcgaaattaaattccttgcTTTTAATCCCAGTGAAATTAATCTGTAATTAACTGTTTCAATGCAAGGAAACACACATGTCTAATGTCAAGCAGTGTTGCATTGCGCACATATATTTGAATAGCTGAACTAAATGCGCGACTTTTGCAGCACCTGTTCTGAGTGAACGGTATTTAGACTCACGTAGACCACTTGGGCTTGCTTGCAAGTTCCCAACGTCTACTTTGGCTTTGAATTTGTCAAACAGACCACTTGCTTTTCGCTTGTCGAAAGTAACGTCTGCTAATAAATGCTGCCGGACAGAATAAGTGGCAGCTGCATTGAATTGACATGCTTGGTCCATTGAGTGAGTATCTTGATtgtgttgtaaaaataaatgagtgaTCTCCTCTCGGCTTAATTTGGTTTCTGATATTAATGGATTAACTTTTGTTGCAGTGTGCGCAAGCAGGTGGTGAACATTCCCAGCTTCACTGTTCGCCTGGACAGCCAAAAGCACATTGACTTCTCCCTGAAGTCGCCCTTCGGCGGTGGCCGCCCTGGCCGCGTCAAGAGGAAGAACATGCGCAAGGCTGCcagcggtggtggtggtggagaTGAAGAGGAGGACTAAATGTAAAAGTATCTGCCTTTCTAATAAAAAGGTCGAAATTGGAAAcaactatattttatttctatgtGATACGAATTACATTTCTACCGCATTGCAAAAGATCTTTCTATTTATCCGAGTACTTGTTTAACAATTGATCAAACGTTTCGCAGTCAGCCCTTTCTGTTCTAATTTCTTCATCAAGCTCGTTCAATAGCTCAGAATGTTGCTTTTTAATGCTTGATAGAATTGCCAAGTCGCTTTTGACTTCAGCTTCACTTATCTTAGTCCATATTGCTCCATGCCGCAGCTGTAGTTCTTTGTACCTCTGGTACATCTTCAGGATAACAAAAGTCATTTGAATCCAAAGCAGTATTCTTTTATATCTACCTGTTTAAGCGCCAGTTCAGACATGCAATCGTCACTCTTGAGCATAgcaatttcacttttaaatttactctttcTTGAGGTGCCATCTTCACCCTCCTGTTAGGTCATGGTCCATGGAGTTGATTAATTTGGGCCaagcttttcaatttattagtACCTCCACGAGGGCGTCtttcaaagcaatatttcTTGATAACAGATTCTGCGCCGCTGATAGTTTTTTCCTTAG
This window encodes:
- the Srp68 gene encoding signal recognition particle subunit SRP68, producing the protein MVSDEPEVELQATENAELQDENQPKKICTLEILRIIKEAQQQHGLRHGDYQRYRGYCSRKIKRLRKALHIPQGDRRHFRKKDVTEEMVTEEKWLYIPLMLAERAWSYAMQLRQESNTELRKKFHLISRLRKAATYALQLNTLCQGDKVDARTKLEAQAYVDWIHGSLHFELQMWKPAMENLKKAQVVYEKLAAALSEDDRVVYKQRVEELAPSLRYCAYNVGDETAIDDLLKMRGTGQGDLLANLDTLIAQTRDKRSQELSDVVWRGRTVPVKPDKVRPFLAADQELKETLDRAQDSQAKVTLIENLLMDCKDAIAAVKDELKNDPNFKIRCQSQSGPVSSQHYLLSYLVYIRLTRNVERNLIMVESTKQNLEQDGGEGKKAKPQDLTRLYEIILQNITELKSLAGFEDDAKFQQEIESQVKGYRAFRCYYMAQTLVGLKRWKEAIALFHRAEEYLNQSLTQQAPAPLSAQLKKLKSDIEGQKFSVHANSVLSEDEQTETSTKTYVRQKKPLAERLDEYCEDQALTTKQPNVFKLPPEFEPIPCKPLFFDLAFNHVEFPSLEDKLEQKQQQGAGISGFVKGLWGWGGKK
- the RpS9 gene encoding small ribosomal subunit protein uS4; the protein is MVNGRIPSVHSKTYVTPRRPFEKARLDQELKIIGQYGLRNKREVWRIKYALAKIRKAARELLTLEEKDPKRLFEGNALLRRLVRIGVLDETRMKLDHVLGLKIEDFLERRLQTQVFKLGLAKSIHHARVLIRQRHIRVRKQVVNIPSFTVRLDSQKHIDFSLKSPFGGGRPGRVKRKNMRKAASGGGGGDEEED